CTGGACGAACGTCCGGATCTCCCCCGCCCCGTCGGCCCGCGCCGCGTCCAGGATCTCGTCGGGGACCGCGTCACGCGCATATACGTGCATCAGATAAACGCCGAACGGGTTGAGCAGTGAGGGCAGGATCACCGCCCAGATCGTGTTGGTCAACCCCAGTTGCGAGAACATCATGAAGGTAGGAATCACCAAGGCCGTCGCGGGCACCATCAACGCGCCGAGCACGAGGGCGAAGGAGAAACGCCTGGCGGCGAAGCGGTATTTGGCGAATCCGTAGCCGGCCATGACGGACAGAACCGTGGCCCCGACCCCGCCCGCGATCGCGTACAGGGTGGAGTTGAGGATCCACCTGCCGTAGATGCCATTGTCGTAGGTGAACAACTGCCGCAGGTTGCCGAGATAGTCGATGTGGCCGGCGAACCACAGGGTGTTGCCGCCCCCGAACAGTCCGGGGGCGTCCTTGGAGCTGTTAACGATGACCCACCAGAACGGCACCAGGAAATAGACGACCAGAAAGCCGAGGAGCACCTGCAGCGGGAGGTGGCGTGACGGCCGGCGGCGGGCGCCGGCCAGGGAGCGGTCACTCATCACAGAAAGCTCCTCCGCTTGCGAGTGAAGAACAGGAAGGCGTAGACGCCGACGAACACGATCCCGCCGAGAGCGAAGGAGATCGCCGATCCGTAGTTGAAGTTCGCGAGTGCGAACGCCTGCTGGTACGCGTACATGTTGGGGGTGAAGTCAGGACCGATCGTGCCGGCCGCGAGGGAGCGCAGGATTTGCGGTTCGTTGAAGAACTGCAAGGTGCCGATGAGCGAGAAGACCAGGATCAGGACCAGCGCGGGGGTGATCAGCGGGATCTTGATCCGCAGCGCGATCTGCCACTTGCCGGCGCCGT
This genomic interval from Nonomuraea helvata contains the following:
- a CDS encoding carbohydrate ABC transporter permease, whose amino-acid sequence is MSDRSLAGARRRPSRHLPLQVLLGFLVVYFLVPFWWVIVNSSKDAPGLFGGGNTLWFAGHIDYLGNLRQLFTYDNGIYGRWILNSTLYAIAGGVGATVLSVMAGYGFAKYRFAARRFSFALVLGALMVPATALVIPTFMMFSQLGLTNTIWAVILPSLLNPFGVYLMHVYARDAVPDEILDAARADGAGEIRTFVQVAFPLMRPAVVTVLLLSAVASWNNYFLPLAMLSDNRLFPVTVGLGMWQGIASANNAGSTSLWSLIILGALVSVIPLVIAFFTLQRHWRGGLSVGGLR